In Mangrovivirga cuniculi, the following proteins share a genomic window:
- a CDS encoding LamG domain-containing protein produces MRFNKLSQGLLALVFISVFSIITSCDNGGEEPVEPEVKDIPRDGLVAFYPFNGNANDESEIGVAANGVVGKSNGEDNAILVEDRFGNPNSAYQMNGDGIGIYIDLPEKLVVQDDLTVSCWVKDCTIGEVYEGSQYTLRYEKNGPGFTPSIFTKDASPGFVYYYDEMVNSGWLMVTFTWDNTEQELKLYYNDNLVSTSSHDGIFENESTSSALSIGDGGGNGTYYDGKVDDLIIYHKKLSEDEITAIYNQTITK; encoded by the coding sequence ATGCGATTCAATAAACTAAGCCAGGGGCTACTTGCTCTTGTATTCATTTCTGTATTTTCAATTATTACATCATGCGACAATGGAGGAGAAGAACCTGTCGAGCCAGAAGTAAAAGATATACCCCGTGACGGACTGGTAGCATTCTATCCCTTCAACGGTAATGCAAATGATGAGAGTGAAATTGGAGTTGCTGCGAATGGGGTAGTAGGTAAATCTAATGGAGAAGATAATGCGATTTTAGTGGAAGATCGATTTGGTAACCCGAATAGTGCTTACCAAATGAATGGGGATGGTATTGGAATATATATTGACTTACCTGAAAAGTTAGTAGTTCAAGATGACTTAACGGTTTCATGCTGGGTAAAAGATTGTACAATTGGAGAAGTTTATGAGGGTAGTCAATATACGTTAAGATATGAGAAAAATGGACCAGGATTCACCCCATCCATTTTTACAAAAGATGCTTCTCCAGGGTTTGTGTATTATTATGATGAAATGGTCAATTCTGGCTGGTTAATGGTGACTTTTACCTGGGATAATACTGAACAAGAATTAAAACTTTATTATAATGATAATTTAGTATCCACTTCCTCTCACGATGGTATTTTTGAAAATGAGAGCACGAGTTCAGCTCTATCTATTGGCGATGGTGGAGGTAATGGAACCTATTACGATGGAAAAGTTGATGACCTAATCATCTATCACAAAAAATTGAGTGAGGATGAAATCACCGCCATTTATAATCAAACCATTACTAAATAA
- a CDS encoding T9SS type A sorting domain-containing protein: MGDSTFSGSLNYSNLNTNVESVSIYVNLSYLNEYTDIDGSTNCIPKPNNFTANTRILVAEVNLKDAPNPDIDLPNLLELCDNDQTQNDIVLSFNATNGTPNPDNGVYNFIKNGVINRRESDYFSGEAIGPGEYQLFYEYLGDVQFCNQKSDTIEFTVNETPEITIDYDDGCVGEPIAFSNSINNLTTSELQGAQYIWSFGDGDRDSVSNSLKSFSNDGPYAVELQVTTADGCTGFSARSFVNISQYPIVDFSYFGACSGRLTNLKPIIINEEEISIDSVRWNVENILYTESYTDSIDIALNSSGFQPINLEVFLESGCNADTTKNIFIQPVINVYNYIEDFDDEIYQGWVSTGQIDNSLTSSWLENDTWLGKNGVWATNRNSDSYHNNESSYLESPCFILDDTQVPMLDLDIASKTDIQADGVVIEYTLDGGRTWIKLGKKDSGLGWYNAANLLGAPGSEGNNITREGWAGDFDWQKAAFQLDDVKFDANGQPVKFRLMFGSNADNPFGIDLSGFGINKFSIVERNRTMVIESFLSNVPGDNMMSESVTYLDNLLEGKEDQVIDIRYHINSPNQDPVFPYNTADFSAKRLHYGIDVAPRTVFDGYFDTDVDHPIQEENYGADVYDRRSLVSSPFNIDLNVTENPDKLDIEVRITKNITGEDIEDDLVLMVGMVQKEFELDGTMYKNVLRKFIPNAGGTTIIGDWIDEDTTREEIVNLTWMTDYYSDLNVEASYRLVAYLFRAQDIEQTKEIVQGAFYDLDNGLPAPNIITSVDDEFISGDYLLYPNPANEKLTIRVPEQFSGKAEYSIYSLHGNLVESGVIKRTNSKQINTFNFSPGMYYIQIMEEGKNTPVTKKFSIIK, encoded by the coding sequence GTGGGAGACTCTACTTTCTCTGGGAGTCTAAATTATTCAAATTTAAACACCAATGTAGAATCAGTTTCAATATATGTTAACTTATCTTATTTAAATGAGTATACAGATATCGATGGCTCAACTAATTGTATTCCTAAGCCGAATAATTTCACAGCAAATACTAGAATATTAGTTGCAGAAGTGAATTTAAAAGATGCTCCGAATCCTGACATTGATTTACCTAATTTGCTAGAACTTTGCGATAATGACCAAACACAGAATGACATTGTATTAAGTTTTAATGCAACCAATGGTACTCCTAATCCAGACAATGGAGTTTATAATTTCATTAAAAATGGAGTTATAAATAGAAGAGAATCTGATTATTTTTCAGGGGAAGCTATCGGTCCAGGTGAATATCAATTATTTTACGAATACCTTGGAGACGTCCAGTTTTGTAATCAAAAATCGGATACGATTGAATTTACGGTTAATGAAACCCCGGAAATAACCATCGATTATGATGATGGTTGTGTTGGTGAACCTATAGCCTTTTCTAATTCAATTAATAATTTAACAACTTCTGAACTGCAAGGAGCTCAATACATTTGGTCTTTTGGAGATGGAGATAGAGATAGTGTATCAAATTCTCTTAAATCATTTTCAAATGATGGCCCGTATGCAGTGGAACTTCAAGTAACAACTGCTGATGGATGTACTGGTTTTTCGGCTAGAAGTTTCGTAAATATATCGCAATACCCAATAGTTGATTTTAGTTATTTCGGTGCTTGCTCAGGCAGGTTAACGAATTTAAAGCCAATAATTATAAATGAGGAAGAAATATCGATTGACTCGGTAAGGTGGAATGTCGAAAACATATTATATACCGAGAGTTACACTGATTCAATTGATATCGCGTTAAATTCATCTGGTTTTCAACCAATTAATCTTGAAGTGTTTCTAGAGTCTGGATGTAATGCAGATACAACCAAAAACATCTTCATCCAACCTGTAATCAATGTATACAACTACATCGAAGATTTTGATGATGAAATTTACCAGGGATGGGTATCTACCGGTCAGATAGATAATTCGTTAACTTCAAGCTGGTTGGAGAATGATACTTGGTTAGGGAAAAATGGGGTTTGGGCCACAAACAGAAATTCTGACTCGTATCATAATAACGAATCATCCTACCTGGAATCACCTTGTTTTATCCTCGATGATACACAGGTTCCGATGCTCGATCTTGATATCGCATCAAAAACTGATATCCAGGCAGATGGTGTGGTGATCGAATATACGCTCGATGGTGGTAGGACCTGGATAAAATTAGGCAAGAAAGATAGTGGCCTGGGATGGTATAATGCAGCTAACTTATTGGGAGCCCCCGGTTCTGAAGGTAACAACATCACGCGTGAGGGATGGGCAGGAGATTTTGACTGGCAGAAAGCTGCTTTTCAGCTGGATGATGTGAAATTTGATGCTAATGGTCAGCCTGTGAAATTCAGATTAATGTTTGGATCTAATGCTGATAATCCTTTTGGAATTGACTTGAGCGGATTTGGTATCAATAAATTTTCGATCGTTGAACGAAACAGAACAATGGTAATCGAGTCTTTCCTCAGTAATGTGCCTGGTGATAATATGATGTCTGAATCAGTTACTTACCTTGATAATTTACTGGAAGGTAAGGAAGACCAGGTGATCGATATTCGTTATCATATTAACAGCCCGAATCAGGATCCGGTATTTCCTTATAATACCGCAGACTTCAGTGCTAAACGATTGCATTACGGTATTGATGTGGCACCAAGGACAGTTTTCGATGGGTATTTTGATACCGATGTGGATCATCCTATACAAGAAGAGAATTATGGAGCAGATGTTTATGATCGAAGGTCCCTCGTTTCATCCCCTTTCAATATTGATTTGAATGTAACTGAAAATCCGGACAAACTGGATATTGAAGTTCGCATCACTAAAAATATTACTGGAGAAGATATTGAAGACGACCTGGTTCTTATGGTAGGGATGGTTCAGAAAGAATTCGAATTGGATGGTACGATGTATAAAAACGTATTGAGAAAATTCATTCCTAACGCAGGAGGCACCACAATTATCGGTGATTGGATCGATGAGGATACCACGCGTGAGGAAATTGTTAACTTAACCTGGATGACTGATTATTACAGTGATCTGAATGTTGAAGCCTCATATCGATTGGTAGCATATCTTTTCAGGGCGCAGGATATTGAGCAGACGAAAGAGATCGTGCAGGGAGCTTTTTACGATCTTGATAATGGATTGCCTGCACCGAATATTATTACCAGTGTAGATGATGAATTTATAAGTGGTGATTACCTGCTTTATCCAAATCCGGCCAACGAAAAATTAACTATCAGAGTTCCGGAGCAATTTAGCGGTAAAGCTGAATATTCTATCTATTCACTTCACGGCAACCTGGTTGAGTCTGGCGTGATAAAGAGAACTAATAGTAAGCAAATCAACACATTTAATTTTTCACCAGGAATGTATTATATCCAGATAATGGAAGAAGGGAAGAATACACCTGTGACAAAGAAGTTTAGTATAATCAAATGA
- a CDS encoding DUF4349 domain-containing protein: protein MKRHILIISTLLIFFLWGCKEDDRMMYAESANDYALDIPATSMSPMPPPSNVSHDESITRKIIKTGQIEIESNDISEDYQKLKGLLKGTNAYIESEDQYRSDREISYTIKIRVPSEKYDTLFNSMVSTADRLIRKQSNIEDVTERYHDLKTRIKNQKALEKRYLEILRNATKVSDILEIESKLTEVRSEIETLEGKFKYLSKQISFSSITLLMVEKLPYTHIPEKNTGFGEKLLGSFDNGWSIFLSFIVGVFSLWPFLILLIVSFYLFKRYRKRKRQTTSK, encoded by the coding sequence ATGAAAAGACATATTTTAATTATTTCAACCTTGTTAATTTTCTTTTTATGGGGATGTAAAGAGGATGATAGAATGATGTATGCTGAAAGTGCAAACGATTATGCTCTTGATATTCCTGCTACTTCAATGTCTCCAATGCCACCACCCTCCAATGTATCTCATGATGAGTCGATTACACGAAAAATCATAAAAACCGGTCAAATTGAGATTGAGTCGAATGATATAAGTGAAGATTATCAGAAATTGAAGGGTCTCCTGAAAGGAACAAACGCATATATTGAATCAGAGGACCAATATAGGTCAGATAGAGAGATTTCCTATACTATAAAAATTCGTGTTCCTTCTGAAAAATACGATACACTTTTTAATTCGATGGTCAGCACAGCAGATCGATTAATTCGAAAACAATCGAATATTGAAGATGTTACAGAGCGCTACCATGATCTAAAGACCCGGATCAAAAATCAAAAAGCTCTGGAAAAAAGATACCTGGAGATATTAAGAAACGCTACAAAGGTTTCTGATATACTTGAGATTGAATCCAAGCTTACGGAAGTACGGTCAGAAATTGAAACGCTTGAAGGAAAATTCAAATATTTAAGCAAGCAAATTTCGTTTAGTTCGATTACTCTCTTAATGGTTGAGAAACTTCCCTACACCCATATACCAGAAAAAAATACAGGCTTCGGAGAAAAATTGCTTGGTTCATTTGATAATGGCTGGAGTATTTTCTTATCATTTATAGTTGGTGTTTTCAGTCTTTGGCCTTTCTTAATTCTTTTGATTGTATCTTTTTATCTTTTTAAGAGATATAGAAAAAGAAAAAGGCAAACTACTAGTAAATAA
- a CDS encoding carboxypeptidase-like regulatory domain-containing protein, with protein sequence MTTDKNRELMELNPYRDGGYSFQFYLHDSLKMKLDRYYRISLTDGHWNNYITGGFKYEEYELKSIDLTLRSGKTEHYNNDTLKIYARGFDENDLNVFDGRLEITAFTKSTTGFFSKNVFVPDTLFSKNLPLKQTGETEIKIPSSCFPKANIEYKVRVRLLTSDNESITKEKTLNYYYSRDHFTLSLDIDSLTFRYFEDLNEKEIYAAIYSEDHFGNQKLIDSTKLPSSLPISPYIERYILKSDKKKQFFNMNLEESRLQVYSSRDSDSIYIDIKNPRDIPFTYHIYKRNKEKESGYSKKLSYSQRTYTKNEYFLSVQYLWAGRIVNENYSIPLIEDELKISIDGPALVYPGQKTEITVSVTNVDGDPVQGVDLTAYSITSKFKDNGPDVPSFEEQRKGKELINKFTIQNKIAPGYLDKKLNYDTWKALAGLDSIEYYKFLYPGENMYRTDFYTKDSVTQFAPYVISEGQVDPVQVIYVDNIPIYFAWNTIPAPYSFRISSGFHKITLRTATNEITLPYVGFMPGEKLIFSIDKDNYKDENLVLKEKKPFLSEQEKQLLYPYILNYKDSFHNKFTFVEDGENLYLLNIPNTRSNYSNYSGPVSGSLKLNSLENYETSFFFERNFNYEFKEGIIKMREWNDGLKYPASLNHTPSQKFDHTIITADSIKRWNDLYKQKLKLSNRKYNNPGKTLDGYGRLKTEIINTKKKERELLNILLFKSDDADFIRIYPGNINIFHQLDSGNYKLVYFYTGSYYREFDSISVRTNGLNYTRLDYSNEMKKDSFSIKVNELIESVIYNRGKFYDKNDPVQKNIKNTFLKEKTYTGPGARISGIVKDLSGEGIPGVNVIVKGTNQGTVTDIQGQFNLTIPSGFGIVVVSSIGYVIKEIPVDNSFLDIQLEEDVNELSEVVVTGYAVSSKRKSLSASVSTLNGSVAGVNILADSELMGSTNNIQIRGVNSMIANSKPLIVIDGVIYDGDTENLNMDTIGNVNVLKSEEATALYGARAANGVMIITTKGFTGNPAPGLKNSGAEFGNDFLESTLQSSSIRNNFSDYAFWQPKLQTDKNGKATFEVTFPDDVTKWKTIYLAMNAKKQSGKTTGQIKSYKPIMAQLSLPRFLVEGDEAIAIGKAKNYIADTLQVQTRFELNGDEKFSKNVQLINSSIDSLHLTGKGDSLKAKYYLEKEDGYFDGEERSIKVYKKGLKETIGSFIALRNDTTVELSFDPEKGPVKIHARADLLEVFEDEAIGVTNYRYLCNEQIASKIKSLLALKKINNYQKKEFKYDNKINKLVKKLINNQKDSGFWGWWKNSPETIWISMHVIEALHQAQKEGYNVELDISKLSQTLIIKLKSEKTGISNKIDILKTLIDLDTSANYSDLILDIDSMKYKTLGTMLDLMSLKQKAGLEINLDTLDTFKKETMFGNVYFTDGNTYFRSIYENDIQTSLKAYRLYANDSSVNHKETLQKITGYILEKRKNRYWANTFESARIIETIVPNLFGKKSESVKPQLSFSSQIDSLVTTFPFDAELQPTESISVSKTGDFPVYLTSFQQYWNETPERKSADFKITSEFEEYSGNMLEAGKEVTLKVTVKVNKAAEYVMMNIPVPAGCSYSEKPQNHPYAVHTEYFKNEAAIFCQRLPEGTYTYKIKLIPRYTGKYSLNPAKIELMYFPTFNANEELKSIVIE encoded by the coding sequence ATGACTACTGATAAAAATCGTGAGTTAATGGAACTAAATCCTTATCGGGATGGTGGCTATTCATTTCAATTTTACCTTCATGATTCACTAAAAATGAAGCTCGACAGGTATTACAGAATCTCCCTGACTGATGGCCACTGGAACAATTACATTACAGGTGGTTTCAAATATGAAGAATACGAATTAAAAAGTATTGATCTTACCTTGAGATCAGGCAAAACTGAGCATTATAACAATGATACACTCAAAATTTATGCCCGGGGATTTGATGAAAATGATCTGAATGTTTTTGATGGTAGATTAGAAATCACAGCCTTTACAAAAAGCACAACCGGATTCTTTTCTAAAAATGTCTTTGTACCCGATACACTTTTCAGTAAAAACCTCCCATTAAAACAAACCGGAGAAACTGAAATAAAAATTCCATCTTCCTGTTTTCCGAAGGCTAATATAGAATACAAAGTCCGGGTCAGATTACTGACTTCAGATAATGAATCGATTACAAAGGAAAAGACATTAAATTATTATTATTCAAGAGATCACTTCACTCTTTCTCTGGATATTGATTCCCTGACATTCCGGTACTTTGAAGACTTGAACGAAAAAGAAATCTATGCTGCAATATATTCTGAAGATCATTTTGGAAACCAGAAGCTCATAGACTCAACTAAATTACCTTCTTCACTACCTATTTCACCATACATCGAGAGGTATATCTTGAAATCTGATAAAAAGAAACAGTTTTTTAACATGAACTTAGAAGAAAGCAGACTACAAGTTTATTCTTCACGCGATTCAGATTCAATTTACATTGACATTAAAAACCCTAGGGACATCCCTTTTACTTATCATATTTATAAAAGGAATAAGGAGAAAGAATCAGGTTATTCTAAAAAATTAAGTTACTCGCAAAGAACCTATACTAAAAATGAGTATTTCCTTTCGGTGCAATATTTATGGGCTGGTAGAATTGTCAATGAGAATTATTCTATCCCTTTGATAGAAGACGAATTAAAAATTTCTATTGACGGGCCTGCACTGGTTTATCCCGGACAAAAAACTGAAATCACAGTATCAGTAACCAATGTCGATGGTGACCCGGTACAGGGAGTAGACCTGACCGCCTATTCTATTACAAGCAAATTCAAAGACAACGGACCGGATGTACCTTCTTTTGAAGAGCAAAGAAAGGGTAAAGAACTGATTAATAAGTTCACTATTCAAAATAAAATCGCTCCGGGTTATTTAGATAAAAAGCTAAACTATGACACCTGGAAAGCTCTTGCAGGACTTGACAGCATCGAGTATTATAAATTTTTATATCCTGGTGAAAATATGTATCGCACCGATTTCTACACTAAAGATTCGGTAACCCAATTTGCTCCTTATGTTATCAGTGAAGGCCAGGTGGACCCTGTCCAGGTGATTTATGTGGATAATATACCAATCTATTTTGCATGGAATACCATTCCGGCACCTTATTCATTCCGCATTTCTTCTGGTTTTCACAAGATTACTTTAAGAACAGCAACCAATGAGATCACATTGCCTTATGTAGGATTTATGCCCGGTGAAAAATTAATATTTTCCATCGATAAAGATAATTACAAAGATGAAAATTTAGTTCTCAAAGAGAAGAAGCCATTTCTCAGCGAGCAGGAAAAGCAATTGCTATACCCTTATATTTTAAACTATAAGGATTCCTTTCATAATAAATTTACATTTGTAGAGGACGGTGAAAACTTATATTTATTAAATATTCCCAATACCAGGAGTAATTATAGTAACTACAGTGGTCCGGTTTCCGGTTCTTTAAAACTCAACAGCCTGGAAAATTATGAAACTAGCTTCTTTTTCGAACGAAACTTCAATTATGAGTTTAAAGAAGGTATTATAAAAATGAGAGAGTGGAATGATGGATTAAAATATCCTGCTTCATTAAATCATACGCCTTCTCAAAAATTTGATCATACAATCATCACTGCCGACTCAATTAAAAGATGGAATGATCTTTATAAACAAAAATTAAAGCTTAGCAATCGAAAATATAATAATCCAGGAAAGACACTTGATGGTTATGGAAGGTTAAAAACTGAAATTATAAATACCAAAAAGAAAGAAAGAGAACTGTTAAACATATTACTTTTTAAATCTGATGATGCTGATTTTATCCGTATATATCCTGGTAACATTAATATATTTCACCAGCTGGATTCAGGAAATTATAAACTGGTCTACTTTTACACCGGATCATATTATCGTGAATTTGATTCGATAAGTGTACGTACAAATGGACTTAACTACACCAGGCTAGACTATTCAAACGAAATGAAGAAAGATAGTTTTAGTATAAAAGTTAATGAGCTTATTGAATCAGTAATCTACAATAGAGGTAAATTTTATGATAAAAACGATCCGGTTCAGAAAAATATTAAAAACACTTTTCTAAAGGAAAAAACATATACCGGCCCGGGCGCCCGGATCAGTGGTATCGTAAAGGACTTATCCGGAGAGGGAATTCCAGGTGTAAATGTTATTGTTAAAGGAACAAACCAGGGTACGGTCACCGATATACAAGGTCAGTTCAATTTAACAATTCCTTCAGGATTTGGAATTGTTGTGGTATCATCTATTGGATATGTTATCAAAGAAATACCCGTTGATAATTCGTTTCTGGATATCCAGCTTGAAGAGGATGTTAATGAACTATCCGAAGTGGTTGTAACTGGATATGCAGTATCTTCTAAAAGAAAATCATTATCTGCGAGTGTTTCCACTTTAAATGGAAGTGTTGCGGGAGTGAATATCCTTGCTGATTCTGAATTAATGGGAAGTACAAATAATATTCAAATTCGGGGAGTCAACAGCATGATAGCAAATTCAAAACCTTTAATAGTAATCGATGGAGTAATCTATGATGGAGATACCGAAAATCTAAATATGGATACGATCGGTAATGTTAATGTTTTAAAATCTGAAGAAGCCACTGCTCTGTACGGTGCAAGGGCTGCCAATGGAGTAATGATTATTACCACAAAAGGTTTTACCGGGAATCCGGCCCCGGGATTAAAAAATAGTGGGGCAGAATTTGGTAATGATTTTCTGGAATCGACACTTCAAAGTAGTTCGATTAGAAATAATTTTTCGGATTATGCTTTTTGGCAACCTAAACTACAAACGGATAAAAACGGTAAAGCTACTTTTGAAGTCACCTTTCCTGATGACGTTACCAAATGGAAAACTATTTACCTGGCAATGAATGCTAAAAAGCAATCAGGAAAAACAACCGGCCAGATCAAATCATATAAGCCGATAATGGCACAGCTATCTCTTCCTCGATTTTTAGTCGAAGGTGATGAAGCTATAGCAATTGGAAAAGCAAAAAATTATATAGCTGACACCCTACAGGTTCAAACCAGGTTTGAGCTTAATGGTGATGAAAAATTCAGTAAAAATGTGCAATTGATAAATTCCAGTATTGATTCTCTTCATTTAACTGGAAAAGGAGATTCTCTTAAAGCAAAATATTATCTGGAAAAAGAAGATGGTTATTTCGATGGTGAAGAAAGATCAATTAAAGTTTATAAAAAAGGACTGAAAGAAACCATCGGCAGTTTTATCGCATTGAGAAATGACACTACGGTCGAATTATCTTTTGATCCTGAAAAAGGCCCGGTAAAGATTCACGCTCGAGCTGATCTGCTGGAGGTATTCGAAGATGAAGCAATCGGGGTTACTAATTACAGGTATTTATGTAATGAACAAATAGCTTCCAAAATCAAGAGCCTCTTAGCTCTCAAAAAGATCAATAATTATCAGAAAAAAGAATTTAAGTATGATAATAAAATCAACAAACTGGTTAAAAAGCTGATAAATAACCAGAAAGATTCAGGTTTTTGGGGATGGTGGAAAAACTCACCGGAGACAATATGGATCAGTATGCATGTGATCGAAGCATTGCATCAGGCTCAAAAAGAAGGTTATAATGTTGAATTAGACATTTCGAAATTATCTCAGACCCTGATCATAAAATTAAAAAGTGAAAAAACAGGGATATCCAACAAGATAGACATACTAAAAACACTCATAGATTTGGATACTTCGGCAAACTACAGTGATTTGATCCTGGATATTGACTCGATGAAATACAAAACCCTGGGTACGATGCTTGACCTCATGAGTCTTAAGCAAAAAGCTGGATTAGAGATAAATTTGGATACATTAGATACATTCAAAAAAGAAACTATGTTTGGAAATGTCTATTTCACAGATGGAAATACTTATTTCAGATCGATCTATGAAAATGACATCCAAACCAGCTTGAAAGCCTATCGACTTTACGCTAATGATTCGAGTGTTAACCATAAGGAAACGTTGCAAAAAATCACCGGATACATTCTTGAAAAACGTAAAAACAGGTACTGGGCTAACACTTTTGAATCAGCGAGGATAATAGAAACTATTGTTCCGAATCTGTTTGGAAAGAAAAGTGAATCAGTAAAACCCCAATTAAGTTTTAGCAGTCAAATTGATTCACTGGTTACAACATTTCCATTTGATGCCGAATTGCAGCCCACAGAATCTATCAGTGTTTCAAAAACCGGAGACTTCCCTGTATATTTGACTAGCTTCCAGCAATACTGGAATGAAACACCAGAAAGAAAAAGTGCAGACTTTAAAATTACTTCTGAGTTTGAAGAGTATAGCGGAAATATGCTTGAAGCGGGTAAAGAAGTAACGCTGAAGGTGACGGTCAAAGTAAATAAAGCAGCTGAGTATGTCATGATGAATATCCCTGTCCCTGCAGGATGTTCATATTCAGAAAAACCTCAGAACCATCCTTACGCTGTTCATACTGAATATTTTAAAAACGAAGCAGCAATCTTTTGCCAGCGATTGCCTGAAGGAACTTATACATATAAAATCAAGCTGATTCCTCGATATACAGGAAAATATAGTCTCAACCCGGCAAAGATCGAGTTGATGTATTTCCCTACTTTCAATGCTAATGAGGAACTTAAAAGTATAGTGATCGAATAA
- a CDS encoding MgtC/SapB family protein produces MKEDITILAVALGLGLLVGLQRERGKIKIAGIRTFSLITLFGAVTGLVAREFNEIWLVAAGIIALAFVVGMANFLKRKEEEPDIGQTTEIAALLMYSLGFYLAIGNMTIGVVVGAAVALLLYLKGFFTRTIPKLGEKDIQAIMVFAAVSLIVLPILPDKYYGPYNVLNPQEIWLMVVLIVGLSVVGYFVYKWLGKRTGTGVSGVLGGLISSTATTATYSKLSGQVKSSTKSIAFIIIAASAVSFIRIIIEVIAVGPQFTGTVIPPLLIVAIVFCVISVFVFIQSDKAQEEKVPEPDNPAQFKTAIIFAVLYGIIILLIAFAKDKLGNSGLYIVSLLSGLTDVDAITLSMTNTMQKGTIDPTQGWKYIMVGGLSNLLFKGGMTISMASKRVTKIVIPVFLIIIGVGVVLIFIWPDINLFQTISFDFLNTQSE; encoded by the coding sequence ATGAAAGAAGACATTACCATATTAGCTGTTGCATTAGGATTAGGTCTGTTGGTAGGACTACAAAGGGAGAGAGGTAAGATCAAGATCGCCGGAATCAGGACTTTTAGCCTTATCACTTTATTTGGTGCAGTTACTGGCTTAGTAGCCAGAGAGTTTAACGAAATATGGCTGGTTGCTGCCGGAATAATTGCCTTAGCTTTCGTGGTGGGAATGGCGAACTTTCTAAAGAGGAAAGAAGAAGAACCGGATATTGGTCAGACAACTGAAATTGCGGCATTATTAATGTACTCTCTTGGCTTTTATCTTGCTATAGGAAATATGACTATCGGAGTTGTGGTGGGAGCAGCAGTGGCACTGTTATTATATCTGAAGGGATTTTTTACTCGTACAATCCCAAAACTAGGAGAAAAAGATATCCAGGCCATCATGGTTTTTGCCGCGGTATCTTTAATTGTTCTTCCAATATTACCCGATAAATATTATGGGCCATATAATGTTCTCAATCCACAGGAAATATGGTTAATGGTTGTGCTGATCGTCGGGCTCAGTGTTGTCGGGTATTTCGTTTATAAATGGCTGGGTAAACGTACAGGTACAGGTGTAAGTGGAGTGCTTGGTGGATTAATATCCAGTACGGCCACTACTGCAACATATTCAAAACTTTCAGGCCAGGTAAAATCTTCAACAAAAAGTATAGCCTTTATAATTATCGCAGCATCTGCAGTATCTTTTATTCGAATTATCATTGAGGTTATCGCAGTAGGGCCTCAATTTACCGGGACGGTTATCCCACCTCTTTTAATTGTTGCTATAGTTTTTTGTGTGATTTCAGTTTTTGTATTTATTCAGAGTGATAAAGCACAGGAAGAAAAAGTGCCGGAGCCTGATAACCCTGCCCAGTTTAAAACAGCTATTATTTTCGCTGTATTGTACGGAATTATTATTCTTTTGATCGCTTTTGCTAAAGATAAACTTGGTAATAGTGGTCTTTATATTGTTTCGCTCCTAAGTGGTTTAACCGACGTGGATGCCATCACCCTTTCAATGACTAATACGATGCAAAAAGGTACTATTGATCCGACGCAGGGATGGAAATATATTATGGTTGGAGGCTTATCAAATTTATTATTCAAAGGTGGAATGACCATATCAATGGCAAGTAAAAGGGTAACCAAGATTGTAATTCCTGTTTTTCTAATAATTATCGGAGTAGGAGTGGTGTTGATTTTCATTTGGCCGGATATTAATCTGTTCCAAACAATATCTTTTGACTTTTTAAATACACAATCAGAATAA